Proteins found in one Streptococcus anginosus subsp. whileyi MAS624 genomic segment:
- a CDS encoding ATP-binding cassette domain-containing protein, translating to MLKHFISKKLLVIYFLFIVLTWVESVLNPTLVRMIIDSFQAKNLMILWQTLLLGILGNILILLGLAGKRYYYAKVIADFNKKLKGKMFAAFLYDNQLSDKDILSDLENDVKQIEENYVESTLIIIGSLGFTCVSIVYALLTNFWLGAIFIIFYAIPALCSGIGSKKLDRLSEKKSTVNQDYISLLSSFIAGSRVIKNYHSQTFFYTIFQKKLFKNMEQNVQFEKQRTINNILINTIDVFCSVFPIIIGGFMTYYGKLTPASFVAIYLVSYNIGYQFQELSYFINTQKSSKNLCDKYQFLAESKNSEEKVLIKNCFPIQFERVSFSHQGKVILSDFSFTIHSGEKIAIIGESGSGKTTLLNLLFGFLKPDSGQITFNGKDLNPEARQQIGSYILQESHYFDNLSFYDNISLGEPLHSEKVKEILIKVHLLYLKDKKQISNQTLSGGEKQRLEIARSLYHEKDFILADEVKSNLDSRTAKEIEDVLFSLPQTVIEVIHHYSDKTLKRYDKVIEL from the coding sequence ATGCTTAAACACTTTATCTCAAAAAAGCTATTAGTCATCTACTTTCTGTTTATCGTGCTGACATGGGTTGAGTCGGTCTTAAATCCTACCCTCGTTCGGATGATTATTGATAGTTTTCAAGCGAAAAATTTAATGATTCTCTGGCAGACCTTGCTACTAGGAATTTTGGGAAATATCCTGATTCTCTTAGGTTTAGCAGGAAAACGTTATTACTATGCTAAGGTCATTGCTGATTTTAATAAGAAGCTAAAAGGAAAGATGTTTGCGGCTTTTCTTTATGACAATCAACTGTCAGATAAAGACATTCTTTCCGATTTAGAAAATGATGTGAAACAGATAGAAGAAAATTATGTAGAATCCACTTTGATTATCATTGGTTCTCTTGGTTTCACCTGCGTCTCTATCGTTTATGCTTTATTGACAAACTTCTGGCTAGGAGCCATTTTCATCATTTTCTATGCCATTCCAGCTCTATGCAGTGGAATTGGCTCCAAAAAACTAGATCGGCTATCTGAGAAAAAATCAACAGTCAATCAAGATTACATCTCCCTGCTGTCTAGTTTTATAGCTGGTTCTAGAGTGATCAAAAACTATCATAGCCAGACTTTCTTTTACACGATTTTTCAAAAGAAATTATTTAAGAATATGGAGCAGAATGTTCAGTTTGAAAAACAAAGAACGATAAACAATATTCTAATCAATACCATTGATGTGTTTTGCTCCGTTTTTCCCATTATTATTGGTGGCTTTATGACTTATTATGGCAAGCTGACTCCAGCTAGCTTTGTAGCAATTTATCTTGTCTCTTACAATATCGGCTATCAATTTCAAGAGCTATCTTATTTCATCAATACACAAAAATCCAGTAAGAATCTCTGTGATAAATACCAATTTTTAGCTGAAAGTAAGAACAGTGAGGAAAAAGTACTTATCAAGAATTGTTTTCCAATCCAATTTGAACGGGTTTCTTTCAGTCATCAAGGGAAAGTCATCCTCTCTGATTTTTCTTTCACCATTCATTCTGGAGAAAAAATTGCTATTATCGGTGAAAGCGGCAGTGGAAAAACGACTTTATTAAATTTACTATTTGGCTTTTTAAAACCCGATTCTGGACAAATTACCTTTAATGGAAAAGATTTGAACCCTGAAGCAAGACAACAAATCGGGTCTTACATTTTACAAGAAAGTCATTATTTTGATAACCTTTCTTTTTATGACAATATCAGTTTAGGTGAGCCCCTTCATTCTGAAAAGGTGAAAGAGATTTTAATCAAGGTACATCTTCTCTATCTAAAAGATAAAAAACAAATCAGCAATCAAACCTTATCCGGCGGCGAAAAACAACGATTAGAAATCGCTAGAAGTCTTTATCATGAGAAAGACTTTATTTTAGCAGATGAAGTAAAATCAAATCTAGATAGTCGAACAGCAAAGGAAATAGAAGATGTCTTATTTTCACTTCCACAAACGGTTATCGAAGTCATTCATCATTACTCAGATAAAACTCTAAAGCGCTATGATAAAGTGATTGAATTATAA